From the genome of Candidatus Polarisedimenticolia bacterium, one region includes:
- the tilS gene encoding tRNA lysidine(34) synthetase TilS, translating into MPAELYEAFKESLSRKSLWKAPESVLVAVSGGSDSVALLHLYARLRNESPFPLGAAHLNHAVRGSESDEDERFVAELARRLQVPLHTARLAPQALEGKGEGWEAAARKARYQFLREIAAQVGASRVAMGHTKDDQAETVLMRLLRGSGRRGLGGIHPAVEGVFIRPLLGFTKQELAGYLQERGEIWREDSSNRSRANLRSRIRHDLIPALRGEFNPDLVDTLARTAEVFREEDDYLASVTAEIARRLIRSESHSLSLGIPALRALPAALRRRLLRSFVEQAFSPGLPPPDFALTSILEALIEEARHGAAANLPGGLQARVLYADLVIARPMELPLEVVPLPIPGQASLPELGFRLCARRAPVSEVGDPRQVTSAERALLDADSLPGPLAVRHRRKGDLFRPLGAPGESKLKSYFIDHKVPRPARDRVPLVVSGDRIAWVVGFQIDERYKVTPQTRQVVILSRESR; encoded by the coding sequence ATGCCCGCTGAACTCTACGAAGCATTCAAGGAATCTCTCTCCAGAAAATCACTCTGGAAGGCGCCCGAATCGGTCCTGGTGGCCGTTTCGGGAGGCTCCGACTCCGTCGCCCTGCTGCACTTGTACGCCCGGCTGCGCAACGAATCCCCTTTTCCGCTGGGCGCTGCCCACCTGAATCACGCCGTGCGCGGGAGCGAATCGGACGAGGACGAGCGTTTCGTCGCCGAGCTTGCCCGGCGGCTTCAAGTGCCGCTGCACACGGCCAGGCTCGCGCCGCAAGCGCTGGAAGGAAAAGGGGAGGGGTGGGAGGCGGCCGCCCGCAAGGCGCGGTACCAGTTCCTGCGGGAAATTGCGGCGCAAGTCGGCGCCTCGCGAGTGGCCATGGGGCATACGAAGGATGACCAGGCGGAGACTGTCCTGATGCGGCTGCTGAGGGGCTCCGGAAGGCGGGGACTGGGAGGCATTCACCCGGCAGTGGAAGGCGTTTTCATCCGGCCTCTGCTCGGCTTCACGAAACAGGAGCTGGCGGGATACCTCCAGGAGCGCGGGGAGATCTGGCGTGAGGATTCCTCCAATCGGAGCCGCGCCAATCTACGAAGCCGCATCCGCCACGATCTCATTCCAGCGCTCCGAGGCGAATTCAACCCGGACCTGGTGGACACCCTGGCGCGGACCGCGGAAGTGTTCCGCGAGGAGGATGATTACCTCGCTTCCGTCACCGCCGAGATCGCCCGACGGCTGATCCGGAGCGAGAGCCACTCTCTGTCGCTGGGAATCCCGGCGCTGCGCGCGCTGCCGGCTGCGCTGCGCCGCCGCCTTCTGCGCTCCTTCGTGGAGCAGGCCTTCTCGCCGGGGCTCCCGCCGCCCGATTTCGCGCTGACTTCAATCCTGGAAGCGCTCATCGAGGAGGCGAGGCACGGCGCCGCCGCGAACCTGCCCGGAGGACTGCAGGCGCGTGTCCTGTATGCCGACCTGGTCATCGCGAGGCCGATGGAACTCCCCCTCGAGGTCGTTCCGCTCCCGATCCCGGGCCAGGCATCACTCCCGGAGCTGGGCTTTCGCCTGTGCGCCCGCCGGGCGCCGGTGTCGGAAGTCGGGGATCCCCGCCAGGTCACCAGTGCCGAGCGCGCCCTGCTCGACGCCGATTCCCTTCCCGGCCCCCTGGCGGTGCGGCACCGACGCAAAGGAGACCTGTTTCGGCCCCTGGGCGCTCCAGGAGAGTCGAAGCTGAAGTCCTATTTCATCGACCACAAGGTCCCCCGCCCGGCCCGGGACCGCGTCCCACTGGTGGTTTCCGGCGACCGAATCGCCTGGGTGGTTGGATTCCAGATCGACGAACGGTATAAGGTGACACCGCAGACGCGGCAGGTCGTAATCCTTTCGAGGGAGTCGCGATGA
- the hemL gene encoding glutamate-1-semialdehyde 2,1-aminomutase produces MTDSSRSLFEKARRLIPGGVNSPVRAFRAVGGDPVFLARGKGSRVWDVDEKEYLDYLGSWGPLILGHAPDEVLAALAATMRLGTSFGAPTALEVELADRVVEAVPSIEKVRMVNSGTEATLSAVRLARAVTGRDLIVKADGCYHGHVDALLVSAGSGLATFGIPGTPGVPQEVAAQTLVVPYNDEAALERIYRQHGPGIAAFIVEPVAGNMGVVPPGPGYLEAARRITREHGSLLIFDEVITGFRVAYGGAQSRYRVLPDLTTLGKIIGGGLPVGAYGGRADLMDRVAPAGDVYQAGTLSGNPLAMAAGLATLEALHRLDPYPRLEALGHKLESGIIAAAQKEGVPVRVQRVGSMLTVFFREGEVTDFASAGRSDTRAYGRFFHGMLSRTV; encoded by the coding sequence TTGACCGACAGCTCCCGATCGCTTTTTGAGAAGGCCAGACGCCTGATTCCCGGCGGCGTGAACTCGCCCGTCCGTGCCTTCCGCGCGGTGGGCGGCGACCCGGTGTTCCTGGCGCGCGGCAAGGGAAGCCGCGTCTGGGATGTCGACGAAAAGGAGTATCTCGACTACCTGGGGTCGTGGGGTCCCCTGATCCTGGGACATGCACCCGACGAGGTCCTTGCGGCCCTCGCCGCGACGATGCGGCTCGGCACTTCCTTCGGCGCGCCCACGGCGCTCGAGGTGGAGCTGGCGGACAGGGTGGTGGAGGCCGTCCCGTCGATCGAGAAGGTGCGGATGGTCAACTCGGGCACCGAGGCGACGCTGTCCGCCGTCCGGCTGGCACGCGCCGTCACTGGACGCGACCTGATCGTCAAGGCGGATGGGTGCTACCACGGCCACGTCGATGCCCTCCTGGTGTCGGCCGGCTCGGGGCTGGCGACCTTCGGTATCCCGGGTACGCCCGGAGTGCCGCAGGAGGTCGCGGCCCAGACCCTCGTGGTTCCTTACAACGACGAGGCGGCACTGGAGCGGATCTACCGGCAACACGGGCCCGGGATTGCCGCTTTCATCGTGGAGCCTGTAGCGGGAAACATGGGGGTCGTTCCTCCCGGCCCCGGATACCTGGAAGCAGCACGGAGAATCACCCGGGAGCACGGCTCGCTGCTGATCTTCGACGAGGTGATCACCGGTTTCCGGGTTGCCTATGGCGGAGCCCAGTCTCGCTATCGAGTGCTGCCCGATCTGACGACTTTGGGAAAGATCATCGGCGGCGGACTTCCGGTGGGCGCTTACGGCGGCCGGGCCGATCTGATGGACCGTGTGGCGCCGGCCGGAGACGTTTACCAGGCCGGGACCCTGTCGGGCAATCCGCTGGCTATGGCGGCAGGTCTTGCCACCCTGGAGGCCTTGCACCGGCTCGATCCCTATCCTCGTCTGGAAGCCCTGGGCCACAAGCTGGAGAGCGGAATCATTGCGGCGGCCCAAAAAGAGGGGGTCCCGGTCCGCGTCCAGCGGGTCGGCTCGATGCTCACGGTGTTCTTCCGTGAGGGAGAGGTGACGGATTTTGCTTCGGCCGGGCGCAGCGATACAAGGGCCTATGGGCGCTTCTTCCACGGCATGCTGAGCCGCACGGTC
- the hpt gene encoding hypoxanthine phosphoribosyltransferase — translation MNLSRELLKSEDEIAERVRQLGRQITQDYEGKDLAVLGVLKGSFIFVADLIRQIKLPLQVGFLEITHSEKSEFLTEMLFYSSFKVEGTNLLVVEDILDTGITLAYLQEQLEFRKPRSIKVCTFLDKPERRKVDIQPDYLGFTVPNCHVVGYGLDHEGRFRNLPYLTYVE, via the coding sequence ATGAACCTCTCCAGGGAGCTGTTGAAATCGGAGGACGAGATCGCCGAGCGGGTGCGGCAGCTCGGCCGGCAGATCACCCAGGACTACGAGGGCAAGGACCTGGCGGTTCTCGGCGTGCTGAAGGGCTCGTTCATCTTCGTCGCCGATCTGATCCGGCAGATCAAGCTGCCGCTGCAGGTCGGCTTCCTCGAGATCACCCACTCGGAGAAATCGGAGTTCCTGACGGAGATGCTGTTCTACTCCAGCTTCAAGGTCGAAGGGACCAACCTGCTGGTCGTGGAGGATATCCTGGACACGGGAATCACCCTGGCCTACCTCCAGGAGCAGCTCGAGTTCCGCAAGCCGCGCTCCATCAAGGTGTGTACCTTCCTGGACAAGCCTGAACGACGCAAGGTGGACATCCAGCCCGACTATCTCGGCTTCACCGTGCCGAACTGTCACGTGGTCGGCTACGGATTGGACCATGAGGGCCGGTTTCGCAACCTTCCCTACCTGACCTACGTCGAATAG
- the hemB gene encoding porphobilinogen synthase: protein MFPIQRPRRLRSQETLRRMVRETELSASRLVLPLFVCPGKGVREPIQAMPGCARLSVDELVAESQEALSLGVPAVILFGIPPHKDPEGSGAWAEDGIVQQAARALKKEVPQLFVITDVCLCEYTDHGHCGRIENGEVLNDPTLELLARTAVSQALAGSDMVAPSDMMDGRVAAIRAALDVQKLSRIPILSYAIKHASAFYGPFREAAGSAPSFGDRKAYQMDPANAREAMKEATLDLEEGADLLMVKPAMPCLDLLRRARERFDVPLAAYQVSGEYAMICAAAERGWLDRKLVMMESLTAIRRAGADLILTYFAKDAARVLKAG, encoded by the coding sequence ATGTTTCCAATCCAGCGTCCCCGCAGGCTGCGGAGCCAGGAGACGCTCCGCCGCATGGTGCGTGAGACCGAGCTATCGGCCTCGCGCCTGGTCCTGCCGCTCTTCGTCTGCCCTGGAAAAGGAGTCCGGGAACCGATCCAGGCGATGCCGGGATGCGCGCGGCTGTCGGTGGACGAGCTGGTGGCCGAATCGCAGGAGGCGCTGTCGCTGGGGGTTCCCGCAGTCATCCTCTTCGGCATCCCGCCGCACAAGGATCCGGAGGGAAGCGGCGCCTGGGCCGAGGACGGCATCGTGCAACAGGCGGCCCGGGCTCTGAAGAAAGAGGTCCCGCAGCTCTTCGTGATTACCGACGTCTGTTTGTGCGAGTACACCGATCACGGACATTGCGGCCGGATCGAAAACGGTGAAGTCCTCAACGACCCGACCCTGGAGCTGTTGGCCCGCACCGCGGTCTCCCAGGCGCTGGCCGGTTCCGACATGGTCGCTCCGTCCGACATGATGGACGGCAGGGTGGCCGCGATTCGAGCGGCGCTGGACGTGCAGAAGCTTTCGCGCATTCCGATCCTGTCGTACGCCATCAAGCATGCCTCGGCCTTCTACGGTCCCTTCCGTGAGGCCGCCGGCTCGGCGCCCTCCTTCGGCGATCGCAAGGCCTACCAGATGGATCCGGCAAATGCGCGCGAGGCGATGAAAGAGGCGACCCTGGATCTGGAGGAGGGAGCCGACTTGCTGATGGTGAAGCCGGCGATGCCCTGCCTCGATCTGCTGCGCCGCGCGCGCGAGCGGTTCGATGTGCCGCTGGCCGCCTATCAGGTAAGCGGGGAATACGCCATGATCTGCGCCGCCGCCGAGCGCGGCTGGCTGGACCGGAAGCTCGTGATGATGGAATCCCTCACCGCCATACGCCGTGCCGGCGCCGATCTCATCCTCACTTATTTCGCGAAAGACGCCGCCCGCGTCCTGAAGGCCGGATAG